In Paenibacillus xylanilyticus, the genomic window GACCACTCTCTTTTCCGGCTTGGAGGGAAAGCCCTCGCGTACAGCCTTATAATCATGACTGATTCAAACATTTGTTTTAAACCGTCGTTTTAAACTTTTGTTTTAACCATGGTTTTATTTTAATGAAAATACCTTTGCTGTCAAGCCATTTTCTTATGTAAAATTCAGTATAAGCAAACACAAAAAAGGGAACAGGCTCTCCCCTGCTCCGCCGATTTGGCTAGTTCTCCATCATTCGCCTTGCCTAACTAATCTGCCAGCTTAATCATCTGGTGTTCAGAGAGCACACCCAGTGTCTGGCCGCAAGCACTTCTGCAATACAGCCGAACCGCCAGATGATAGGGTCTGCTCTTGTTGCTGATGATTCGCAGCTGCCACATATGAGATGAAACGTTCAGGTCATGAATGATGTGGTTACGGCTGCTGCCGGTCAACTCTGCTCCAATATGAAAGATATGCCGATACAGTTCTCCACTGGTTGGGCTGATCCCGCCGACATATACATCCGCTCCGTCTTCCCCTGCGAATGCGACCTCCACGTCGATATACTTAATCGGAATAGCTGTTTGGAGCATGCCCTCATGGACTTCCATTATATATGCCCCCACACTTGTGCCTCCTTCTGCTGTGTACGACCTGTAAATAGTTTATGCTGCCCTACATCCTATGCCAGTTGTATTCACCCATTTTTGACAGATGTACCTTCCTGCCCGGCCTTTGGCACAGCTTCTCTCATAGAATAGAAGGATAGCAGAACCGCCTGTGCAGGCCGTGACAAGGAGGTACTTATGAAAGTTCTGCTCGTTACCTATTGGGAGCTTACGCAGATGGGAGGCATCTGGACCTATGTGAAACAGCTCGCCGACAGGTTGATGGCACTTGGCGTCGAAGTCGATATCATGGGAACGAACGGCGCGAAGAATGAAGTTTATATCCGTAACCTGAATCGGAACTTTTCCAAAGAAAACGTATGGCCTATGCTGCAAGCCAAGCTCAATCCGACAGATCTTCCGCAATTTACAGCCGACCCTCTCCTCGCGTATTACGAACTGAATCGATATGCATTTGAAATGGCTGCTGCCTGTCTGGGTGTAGAACACTATGACATGATTCATGCACAAGATCCCGTAGCAGCCGTCGCGATGAAACGTATTCTGAAGAAGAACACCCCCATGGTAACCAGTTATCACGGGGCACTTGCACGCGAAACCTTTTATGATGAGCAAAAATCCAAACCGCAGCTTTCGCTTCCAGCCTATTTGCAATCCAGACGGGGACGCTATTTCCTCTCACTGGAGCAGCGGAGCGCCGCACAATCCGAGCTTATTCTGGTATCCAGCCGCTGGATCAAAAGTACACTCACATCATTGCAGGTTCCTGAGGACAAATTCCGGCTGATCCCTTATGCTGTGGACCTTCCCGCTTACCGTTCCCAGGCCTCCGTCCGGTTCCGGCAGCGGCCCCCTGCAGGCAAGAAGGTCATCGCCTTCACAGGCAGACTGGAATTTATCAAAGGCGTTCATGTCCTGATCAACGCTCTGGCCAGCCTGAAGCAACTTCGCTCTGATTGGGTCTGCTGGATTGCGGGAGAAGGGAATTTGATGGAAGACCTGCGTTCCCAGGCTAATGATCTTGGTGTAGCAGGAGATATCGTATTTTGGGGCAAATTGGACAACATCCCTTCGTTCCTGCGCCGTGCCGATATTTATGTACAGCCCAGCCTGCAGGACACGCAGCCCTTCTCGGTTACGGAAGCCCAGCTTGCCGGACTTCCTGTTATCGTAAGCGGTACGGCAGGCATGCCGGAGATGGTTGAGCCTGCTCATACCGGTTGGGTCGTTCCTCCGCAGGATGCGGACTCCCTGAGCGCACTATTGAACGCCCTGCTGCAGGATGACGCCACTCGTCTGCGGGTCGGCGCACAGGCCAAGGCTTGGGCAGAGAAGTATCGCTCCCTGGAGGAAATGGGAATGCGCACACTTCAGGTATACCAGGAAGCAATTCAAAAAGGAGGGCACCTGATATGACCCTGCTGGTACCTAGTGATTTATATAATGGCTGGTTTTCCGTCCCTGTCTCTACCCCCCACATTGAAGTGAATTACGAGATTATGAATGCCTTGGTAGAAACACTCCCCAAGGGGTATACCCTGCCTGATCCGGAAGCAATGGCTATTATGTGCTCTAATGATTAATCATATTGGGGATGCTGACCCTCTTGCTGCAAGAGGGTTATTTCCATTGAAAGACGATCTGAATCATGAAAAAGCAAAAAGAGAGCATCCCCACTGGTCCACAACTCAGGAGAACCAGAAGAATTACCCTCTCTTTTACGTGCTTTTTATCTTTCTTATGTCGGATTGTACCCATGATTACTGCCAATAACCGCCGATCTGAAGCAGATTCAGCAAAATGGGCCGATGTTTGGCCTGAACCATTTCCATCTCGGCCTTTAATGCTTCAAAGTGTTTTTTGGTACCCATTGAATCATGAACCCGATAACACATCAAAGGCTCGTTAAAATAAAACAGCTCATAGACCGGGAATAATCTCAGCCACATCTCATAGTCATGGGTATAGCGGAACTCGGTGTCAAACAAGCCGAACTTCCGAAATGCATCCATCTCCAGCATCACGGTACAGCCGTTAATGGGACAGCCTTCAAGCAGCACCTGCAGCATCTCGAGACGGCTGCCTACTTCCGGCTGCACCGTATCCATCCATTCACTGTTTTCATTGACATAATGATAGGCCCCATGGCAGAAGGAGGCTTTAACCTTCAGCATGAATTCCAGTTGTTTCTCTACCCGATCCAGCAGCATGACGTCATCCGAGCTGAGCCAGACGAAATAGTCCCCCGACGCACGCTTGATCCCTTCATTCAGGGCTGTAGCCGTCCCCCCATTTTCCTTTCGAACATAGGTGATACGATCCATAAATGGTTCCAGCTTCTCCACATGCTTCGTAGACCCGTCATCCACCACGATAACCTCGATATGAGGATATGTCTGGTTCAGAGCACTGTGAACAGCCTGCTCAATATAAGCACAGTTGTAAAACGGGATGACAATTGAAACTTTGGGTTCCATTCGGGCCTCCCCTTTCCTCGCCTGTCTCTATAAAACTCCTACCCTTATCATATGATGGAACTGTCTCCGGTTCGCGGGCATCTGTGAGGGAAAGATCAAGAATTACGCATGAGCGGATACATAGAAAGAGGGTATTATGGCGACTTGCTCCCATAACCCCTCAATCCCTTCATACGGTTCAACCACCCATGGCTGCAATTCGCTGCAGCAAAGGTTCACGATATCTGGACCAGACCATGGAGGCTTCCCTGCCAATCGTCTCCGCATGACGCACCGACCCCATCCCGCCGTGCCAGCGATATGCCGTAAGGGGTTCATTCAGGTATGGAAAACGATATCCATTCAGCAGGATACGCAGCCAGAGATCCAGATCATGCGTATATGGAAGCAGCTCATCGAAGAGGCCTACAGCTCCGAACAGATCCTTGCGGATCATGACGGTACAACCATTGACAGGATTGCCACCCACAAAACGGCGCAGCCATTCAACGTCAGCCATCGGTTCTGCTCCACCATGCAGCTTGGTAACCGCTGAATGTTCATTGATGTAATGAAAGTTGGTATGTGAGGCAAGCACATTTTCCCGCTGCATGAACTCGACCTGATAACGTATTTTATCCGGATAGAGAAGATCATCCGAGCTTAGCCAGACCACATAATCACCCGAAGCATGACGAATGCCGTGATTCAGAGCCGAGGCTGTGCCGCCGTTGCTTTTGCCAAGCACATAGATATGAGGCAGGTAGGGCTGGAGAAGCTCCGCATGCCTTGTCGAGCCGTCGTCCACCACAATGATCTCCACGTTGGTATACGTCTGGTTGATCGCGCTATGGATCGCCTGCTGCACATAAGGGCAATTGTAAAATGGAATGACCACGGATACTTTTGGATTCATTTGGCCCCTCCCCCTTGCTTCCGAACATCGCTCAGAATATCCTGAAGGGATTGGGCAAATGGAATCTGAGGCTGCCATCCCAGTTTACGCAGGAGCGACAGCTCCTCCTCCTTGCCAGCCCCATCCGGTCCTGAAGAGGCTCCGTCCCAGCGGACAGGCACTTCTGCCTCTGACATGGAGAGCAAGGTATCCGCGATTTCGCCCAGACTGCGCTCCGTCCCGGAAACCACCGGATAGACAGTCCCCGTAGTTCCATGCACAAGAAGTGTGGCATAGGCTCTGACCGCATCCCGTACATCCAGGAAATCCCTTGTATTATCCCGTCCGGATAGACGGAAAGCTTCACGTTTGCCCTCTTGCTCACAGGCAACCACATGCCTTGCAAGCAGTGAACAGATCCCCGTAGAAGGACCGGCCCCGATCAAATTCCCGGGTTCAGCCAGCATGATCTGCTGCCCAAACAGGGACATCCATGACAATGACACCATCTCTTCCAGTGCTTTGCTGAGACTGTAAGGATGAGGAGGCTCTGGTTTTCGGCCTGGTTCGACGGTGTATTTCAACCGGGATCCCACGATGACGGTCCGTGCCGATGGGCAGCTCCGAAGAGCATCCAGTAAATACAGAACAGCCATCACATTCGTTTCCAGTACAAGCAGCGGGTCCGACCAGGAGTCGGGGACTGAGTTTTTCCCAGCGAGATGCAGCGCGTAATCCGGCTGCACCTCATCAATCAGCTGACGCACCTGCTGTTTATCATTCAGATCACACACATGTACAGCCACGCCTTCGCCAAACGAATGCACGCCTGCTCGCCGCACCACGGCGGCAACCTTAGCGCCGACGCTCTTGAAATATGCTACAGCATGCCGTCCGGTAAAACCGGAGGCCCCTGTAATCAGCACGTTCTTGCCCGTTAGCTCTGCTCCATCCATAATGCCAGCTCCTTCAGCATCGTAGAATAATCCGGAAGGTCTGTCTTCACATCCTCGCGTGTGGAAACGAGGGTACGATCCTGCACAAGACTGTCATCAGGCACAATATTCACATCTTGCTTATTCCAGGTCTGCTGGAAAAGAAGCAGCAGATCGTGCTTGCTAACCGGTTCAGGATGCGCCAGATGAATCAGGCCACTGACAGGTGACGCCAGATAATGATCCACCCATTTTGCCAGCTCCAGTGTAGTTACACCGTTCCAGAACACACGCGTATATCCACCCACTTCACCTGTGCGGGACATAAACCAATGCATCAGGCCGATGCCGCTCTTCCGGATTTCCGGCCCAATTATCGAGGTGCGGATCGTGAGGTGCCCTGGATCATGAACCTCACCCAGTGCCTTGGTAATCGCGTAGGATGATGTCCCATCCGTAACATCATTCTCCGTATAGGAACCACGGTCCCCGCTGAAGACACAGTCCGTGCTGATATGAATGAGTCGGGCACCAATGGTGTCGGCCACCCTCCGCAAACGATGCGGAAGGAAGCCGTTAATGTGATACGCGGTAATTTTATCTTCATCTGCGAAGCTGTTCAGCACTCCAACAGCATTAACGATAACGTCCGGGTGCACAGCCTCCACCAGACGATCCACCATATAGCTGTCATTTACATCCAGCAGCAGACCGTTCGGGTCAGACACATCCCGCGTGGTGTAGAAGACACTGTGCAGACCTTGACGGCGGAAATAGTCGACCATAACATGGCCGGCCATTCCGTTTCCCCCAAGTATCAGGAGCTTCATGACAGGAATCCTCCGCGTTTCAGAATGTCGCGAATCTCCTCTTTCGTCATCAACTGATGTTCTGAACTGAAGCTGCTAAAGGAAACCGGAGGGCAGTTCGTGTAATGCTCACGCAATCCCGGTATGCCGAGTGTAGGGAGAATGACCAGATATTGTTCGTCGTAAACAACCGTTGTCATGCTCTCGAATTCACTCATCAGAATTTCATGAATTTTCTCACCAGGCCGGGTACCACGTTCCACAATGGCCACGTTCTCTACGCCGGAATCCTCAATGAGCACTTCTGCAAGATCCACAATTTTGCACGTAGGCATCGTCATGACAAAAATCTCCCCGCCTACACTCTCTACGGAAGCCTTGAACAGCAACGTGATGGCATCCTTCAGTGTGAGGAAGAACCGGGTCATATTCATATCCGTGATGGATACTTCACCTTTCTGACGAATCTGGTTCTTGAAGAGATGCACCACGCTGCCGTTGGTACCAAGTACATTTCCGCCCCGTACAGTCACAAAACGGGTATTGCTGTGCAGCAAATTCGCATATACGATTAATTTCTCGCCGATCGCCTTGGTCATGCCATAGAAATTGGATGGGTTGGCCGCCTTGTCAGTCGAGATATAGATGACTTTTTCAACATGGTTTTCGATGGCAGCCTCAATTACGTTCTGAGTACCAATCACGTTGGTTTTGAGCGCTTCATAAGGCTGATCTTCACATACCGGCACATGTTTGAGCGCCGCCAGATGGAATACATAGTCCACTTGCTGGCAAGCCGCCGTTAATGCTTCCTTGTCACGAATATCCCCAATTCGGAAGTGAAGACGAGGATCCTCGAACTCGCGGCTCATGGCCACCTGGCTTGATTCATTACGGGAGTAAACGATGATTTCCTTTGGATTTTGGGGCAGCAGCTGGGCCACGAGTTCATACCCCCATGATCCAGTACCGCCTGTCACGAGTATACGTTTATTTTCAAACATGTATTTTCCCTCCAAGCAGAAATTTGACCACTTTACCGGATACATCTGTTGCCTTGTAACCTTGCGGGCATTCCCAGTCACTTGCCATCTCCGTCATGACCTTCACACATCCCGCAATGCGGGCTGCATCCAGCCCGGAGACTACGTTGCTGCCGCAGTCCACCGTCTCTGGACGTTCGGTTGTCCGCCGCATGGTGACTGTGGGTACACCCATGATGCAGCATTCTTCCTGAACGGTACCGCTGTCCGTCAGTGCACAGCGTGCATGACGTTCCAGCATGACGAAGTCAAAAAAGCCGAACGGTTCGTGGAATTCCACAAGCGGATTCATCTCCAGCTGCAAATGTTCTGCGATACGGATGGCCGTTCGGGGATGGATGCTGCAGATCACCCGCAGGCCGTGCTCTTCCGCAACCTGGTTCAGTCCTTTCATGATCTCCAGCAGATGAGGCGGATGATCTACATTTTCTGCCCGGTGGGCGGTTACCAAAAAGTACTGCCCGGACTTCAGCTTGAGCTTTTTCAATATTTTGCTGGCGTTCACTTGGGCGTCATAGTGACGCATGACTTCGTATATCGGATTGCCCGTGAGCACAATTCGCCGACTGGGCACACCTTCATTAACCAGGTGCTTCTTGCTCTGTTCGGTATAAGGCATATTAATGGTCGATATGGCATCAATGACTTTTCGATTTTTCTCTTCAGGTACATCCAGATCGAAGCACCGATTGCCTGCCTCCATATGGACGACCGGAATCCCCATGCGTTCAGCCAGCACGGCACAGAGTGCACTGTTGGTATCACCCAGCAGCAGCACTTTGTCCGGCTTTTCCTGAAGCAGCAGATCTTCCATTTGAGTAAACATGGAGGATAGCTGTCGGCCCAGCGAGGCAGCTTCGTCCTGAAGGACGTAGTCTGGCGCCCGCAGGCCCATTTCCTTGAAAAACTGACCGCTGAGACTTTCCGTGAAGTTCTGTCCTGTGTGCACAAGAATATGCTTGGACGCGTACTGGTCCAGCTTGGAAATGATCAGGCTGAGCCGGATAATCTCTGGTCTCGTGCCCAGCACCGTCATGATCTTCATCGTTATCCCGCCTTCATCGTGTATTGGAACCTTTCCGACGCGCCCGGCGCCTTGACCTGGAAGTCGTGCGCTTGCGAGCCGTTGGTTTCGCCCTGTACAGATGCTTTCTCTTTTGCTGAGCTGCTTTTCGGGTTCGCTTCTTTACCCCCGTTTTCCGTTTCCTGACCTTGCTCGCCGGACGCTTTTCAATCACATCAGCGGGAACAGGGTGGCCTACGGCAATCGGCGGAAGTGGAGAGAGTGGTAATGCCTGAATAACCGACAGCGGGAACAGAAGTGCTCTGACTGCCCCGGGGTCCAGGGCAAGTACGGTACGCAAACCGCCTTCTCCCCAGGTATACACCGGGCCATTAGGTGCCTGAATGTAAGGGAACCAGCCAGGGTATCGCAGCAACCACTGTGTCACCATCGTATGCATGCCAGCCCTGTAGGTTTCAATTCCATACAATCGTTCCGCTTCTGCCCGGCCTCGCCAGGCCATATCGGACGCCAGCTCCGTGTCATTCAGCAGGGTCGTCGCCAAGACGGCAAGTGCATTGCTGTCTCCAGGAGGAGCAAGAAATTGGCCGCTGCCGACTCCTTCCAGCAGCTCCGACAGACCGCCCTGGGCAAAAGCAATAACCGGTTTGGCAAAATAAACGCCCTCCAGCGCAGTCATGCCAAAGCCTTCCTTGACCATGCTCGGAATAACCACCATATCCATCGCTGTATAGGCAAGAGATACATTCTCTTCAAATGTCGTAAAGGTAAATCTGCGGGCATATCCTGACTTCTTCACCCGTGCTACGCATTCGTCATAGTACTTTTTGTCTGCTGGCGCACCAATGATCCAGTACCTGGCTTTTGAGTGGGTTTCGCAGAGCTGCAGTGCCATGTCAATGAAAGGTCTCAGCCCTTTGGCATCATATATAAAAGAAGAGATATAGCCGATACAGACATGCGAGTTCCTGAAACCGAGCTCCTTGCGCTTGCGTTCACGCAAATGAAGCCAGCGGTCCGGGGCAGGCAGTGCGGGGTCCCAGGTTGGTGGAAGAACCGACAGCTTGCCGCTCATGCCCGCATGTTTGAACGGGGCCGCAGCCGTCTCGGATATGCCGATAATCCAGTCCGAATATCGGTCGATCATCTGCACCGCTTCGTCTGTATGAGCATTGATCTGAATAATCTCCGTAATCTTCCAGATGACTGGAATCTGCAGCGATTTGGCTGCAATGGCAGGCAGCACATTCACACAGGTATTCGTCAATACCAGCGCAGGAGAAGTTTCCCTGATAAGGGAAACCACGTCCTGATAAGCTGGTGTGTAACGAAGCTGTTCTGCATCATTGGCAATGCCCTGGTAGGGTGTGTACACACCGTGAAGCATGGGCAGCGAGCATATCTTGACCTGAATATCGAATCTCCGCGCAAGTCCGGCGAGCTTGCCTTCCTGCGGAGCAACAAGCACGCAGTCGAAGATGGAGCCCATTTCCCTCATAAAATGGAGCAAAAGTTTCTCTGCCCCGGTAATACTCCGGGTATTGCACACATGGGAAAACAACATGAGTTTCGGTTTAGTCGCCATGGCTGCACAGACCTGCATGCATATCGGATGCAGGTCTGTGCACACCTCCTCCCGACCGGAAATTAAGGGAATATAATGGTCAGCATTTCATTAATCCTTCTGCCATACGTGTGTTCCTTGAGCGTCCGTTCCAATCCGCGGAGGGCGATTTCACGGCGCTCTTTCTCGTGCGTAAGATAGTATTCAACTTTATCGAGCAGCTCTTGAGGAGAAGAATAGGTTTCGATCTCTACACCCGGCTTATAGAACCGCGCCAGGTCATCACGTGCATCCGTCAGCTGCAGTGTTGCGGAAGCCGAGATCTCGAACGTTCTTGGATTCGGCGAAGCTGGTGGTATTTTGAGATGGTTGTTATTGACGGAATCATCCTCGTGGGAACGGTGCAGGTTGATCACAATTTTAGTCCCGTTATATACATCATTGGTTTCCTGCGGACTCATCCAGCGTCCATGCTCAATCTTCTCGCCATAGGCTTCATAGCCAGGCAGACGGTCCCACCAGATCCCATTAAATACCGTATTGTGCGACATGATCTGTGCCATGATTGGATTGAAGAAATAAACCCGGTTCCAGTAAGCCGATCCGATAAAACTGACGTCCCGGTGCAAGGGAGATGGCGTCGTGATCGGGAAGTAATGATTGGTGAATGCCGCAAACGGCAGGTAGTGTACAGATGCACAGCCGCTCTGACGGTATAGTTCTACGCAGTTCAATTCGAGTGTGAAGATATGATCGAAGTGATGGACACGTTCCATCGTCATATCCGTGTAGTACGGATCATCCGTCAGCCAGATTGCTGTCGGAATCCCTGCCTGGCGAATCGCATCAACATGCTCGAGCGGAATGTCCATGCCATCCAGGACAAGAACCAAATCGGGGCGATTTTGCAGCGCAATTTCAGATACCGGCTGCCGCGGATCAGTCAGCGACACCTGAGCAACCATGCCTTGCAGGGTCGCCATAATCGCCTCATCCAGCGGTGAATAGGGGAATCCTTTACCCGAAGAGACGTACAGGACGTGGATCTGCCGGAAAGGCAATGGTTCCTGTGCGCAATTGACAATATAGTTGGCACGCCCGCGCAGGTACCCTTCTTCCTTGCCTGCATCATAACCGGCATGCTGCCCGTTTTTGCGTGCCTGTTCAGCCAGGCTGAGTACTGGCGTATGGTAATTCCTCTTTTTACGGTGTTTGATAGACATACCGCCACTCCTTCTGTATGAAATAACGTTCGCTGTATTGCAGGTTTGCTGTTCTACACATGTTCCAGCAGCTGGGCGATTCGGCGGGCAAACGTATGCTGGTTCAACGTGGTCAACAGCCCCCGCCAAGCCATGGCCTGCCGTTCTTGCTCATGCTTCAGGTAATATTTGATTTTGCTCTCCAGTTCAGCTGCTGTCGTAAACGTCTCAATGTCGTAACCCGGCTGGTAAAAGCGGGGCAAGTCACCGCGTGCATCCGTAATCTGCATTGTGCCGCAGGCATTGATCTCATACGTTCTTGGATTAATGGATCGCCCTTGCAGATGATGCGTATTGCGATTGTCCTCGCCATTCTCGCAGGTCCGGTGAACATTAATGACAATCTTGGCGCCGTTGTAATAATTAACAGTTGAGCTTGGATCGATCCATCCCTCATGGATAAAAGGGCCGAGTACATCCGACCGTGTCAGCCGGTGCCACTGGCTGCCGGCAATGAATACCTTTTTGGTCGCCAGAAAAGGGGCCAGCTCATCGAACAAGGCGATCCGGTTCCAGAAGCCTGTGCCGATAAAACAAATATCGTATTGGTGCTGAGGCTCGATGCGACGAGGCTGGAACATGCCGGGATTAACCGCGAGTGGCATATAGATGACTCTGCTCGCTCCGTTCCCTCCGTAAAATGGAACCGCAGCTTCTTCATGCGTGAACACCACATCGTAATGCCTGCAGATGGTCGCCGTATCTTCGGTAAAATACGGATCATCCACAAACCATACTGCTGTCCGAATACCGAGAGCCCGTATCCCGTCTACCTGTTCCAGGTGATCCGCAGGAAAAACGTGCAATCCGTTCATGACCAACACGACATCCGGCCTGTGCTGACTTGCATCCTGCAGCATGGTTGCCGGCGACCCGACAACACATTCACGCACAGACTGCTGCAGAGCTAAGATGACACCTTCATCGATGGCATCAAATCCTTGCGGAATGTACAGTACTTTCATATCCCGCATGGTCGGCTCAAACATCTGAACTCGCTCCATCATGGCCTGACAGCCGCCGAATCTGCGGCCTTCAGCATATCCGCTGCGGTAAGCTATCTTCGCTTCCGGAAGCGATCGGTGTCGTTTTTTTGCCACATCCTTCACCCTGTCTTCCTTTCAGGAGATTCCGTATCCGTTTCTCCCCGAGATTGGTCTTCCCTCTAAAGGATATGCCCCGGGGTCAGATGCATCATGGACGGGTGTCCTGCAAGGCGCAAAATTGGCGTCTGCCCTCCACATTGGCCTGTACGGGCATGTCCGCTTCTGCGGCCATGCAAATCACCCGGAGGGATAAATCCCCCGGGTGATCCTATGTGCTGGACCTGCAGCAATCCGTCTGCCACTGATCAGGCCTATTCGGTTATTGTGCCTTGTACGCCAGCTGATGTCCGTCCTCGAAACCCTTGGCGAAACCCGCGTTGAATCCCTCGTTGTACGCCTCGTTGTAGCCCTGACTGTACGCGTTGTCCGGGTTCGGATCGGTAGGGGTAGCCGGGACGACTGGTTGTACGGGCTTCGGACTCCGGTGCCGCCGGACCGAACGTTTCTTTTTTTTGAGCCACGCACTACGTCCTTTAAGCGTGCGTTTGTGCAGTACACGTTTGCCTTTGATGGCACGCAGCTTACGGACTTTGCGCAGACGTGCACCACGTGTAAGCAAAGCTCTTTTCGTTCTAAGCTTCAACTTTTTCTTTCTCAACATATCAACATTCCTCCTGTATGTCCCGAACGATACGTACCGCATATTCAGGTTCTTTGAGCCACGGCAAGCCGGGCTCCCCTTGCTGAATTCGTGCTAACCTGATCCCCGTAACCATACGGGACATTTCTTCCTGATACCTGCTCAGCAGACGAATGTTCTCGGCAAGACTGCGGGCAGATACTTCCGAATGAGCGGTTACGCTGGCTACACTGTCCAGAATGCGTGCCAGGGCCTGCTGGCTGTGTGCAATGGATTCAATGAGAGCCAGTTTAACTTCCTGCTCACGCTGCAGCAGACTCATTTTCCCATGTCTCCAAGATCCATGCCGCCAAACATGCCTCCGTCCATCCCGCCTTCTTCAGCACTGTTATCGACCATGACAGCTTTCAGGTTGTTGCAGAGCCCTGTTTCCATCCGGGTTAACCCTTCCAGCATTTCAACCAGCTGATCATGCATTTTCAGCGGTTCTGCCACCTGATCACCGTGGGTTAGAAATGCTTCACCGTTCAGGTGATTCAGCGCCCAATTCCGAACTTTCTCAGCTTCAATCGCCTTGGCTTCAAGGATCAGTGCAATGTTCCATTGCATCTTGGCTGCAGCATCCAGCATCAGTATGAGACTTTGTTCTCTGCTCATGTTCTCTCACCCGCCTTCCGGGCTTATTCTTCCTCTTGACCTGCCATCTCCCGCATGACCTGGGTCAGCGTTTCGGCAACAGCTTCCTCCAGATCCGCAAGGCCCCCCAAATAGGAGATGATGCTTTTGTTGATTTGTCCAGAGCTATCCAGCAGACCCTCTACGCCATCCAACTCCGGTTCGATATCCGGCAAATGATTAATAATTTCAGACATCCGCACAGC contains:
- a CDS encoding restriction endonuclease subunit S, which codes for MSREQSLILMLDAAAKMQWNIALILEAKAIEAEKVRNWALNHLNGEAFLTHGDQVAEPLKMHDQLVEMLEGLTRMETGLCNNLKAVMVDNSAEEGGMDGGMFGGMDLGDMGK
- a CDS encoding CgeB family protein, translating into MKDVAKKRHRSLPEAKIAYRSGYAEGRRFGGCQAMMERVQMFEPTMRDMKVLYIPQGFDAIDEGVILALQQSVRECVVGSPATMLQDASQHRPDVVLVMNGLHVFPADHLEQVDGIRALGIRTAVWFVDDPYFTEDTATICRHYDVVFTHEEAAVPFYGGNGASRVIYMPLAVNPGMFQPRRIEPQHQYDICFIGTGFWNRIALFDELAPFLATKKVFIAGSQWHRLTRSDVLGPFIHEGWIDPSSTVNYYNGAKIVINVHRTCENGEDNRNTHHLQGRSINPRTYEINACGTMQITDARGDLPRFYQPGYDIETFTTAAELESKIKYYLKHEQERQAMAWRGLLTTLNQHTFARRIAQLLEHV
- a CDS encoding nucleoside-diphosphate sugar epimerase, which encodes MQSKVDEILTHIAHSHQQLARVLDAKRQVAVRMSEIINHLPDIEPELDGVEGLLDSSGQINKSIISYLGGLADLEEAVAETLTQVMREMAGQEEE
- a CDS encoding glycosyltransferase family 4 protein, which translates into the protein MATKPKLMLFSHVCNTRSITGAEKLLLHFMREMGSIFDCVLVAPQEGKLAGLARRFDIQVKICSLPMLHGVYTPYQGIANDAEQLRYTPAYQDVVSLIRETSPALVLTNTCVNVLPAIAAKSLQIPVIWKITEIIQINAHTDEAVQMIDRYSDWIIGISETAAAPFKHAGMSGKLSVLPPTWDPALPAPDRWLHLRERKRKELGFRNSHVCIGYISSFIYDAKGLRPFIDMALQLCETHSKARYWIIGAPADKKYYDECVARVKKSGYARRFTFTTFEENVSLAYTAMDMVVIPSMVKEGFGMTALEGVYFAKPVIAFAQGGLSELLEGVGSGQFLAPPGDSNALAVLATTLLNDTELASDMAWRGRAEAERLYGIETYRAGMHTMVTQWLLRYPGWFPYIQAPNGPVYTWGEGGLRTVLALDPGAVRALLFPLSVIQALPLSPLPPIAVGHPVPADVIEKRPASKVRKRKTGVKKRTRKAAQQKRKHLYRAKPTARKRTTSRSRRRARRKGSNTR
- a CDS encoding CgeB family protein gives rise to the protein MSIKHRKKRNYHTPVLSLAEQARKNGQHAGYDAGKEEGYLRGRANYIVNCAQEPLPFRQIHVLYVSSGKGFPYSPLDEAIMATLQGMVAQVSLTDPRQPVSEIALQNRPDLVLVLDGMDIPLEHVDAIRQAGIPTAIWLTDDPYYTDMTMERVHHFDHIFTLELNCVELYRQSGCASVHYLPFAAFTNHYFPITTPSPLHRDVSFIGSAYWNRVYFFNPIMAQIMSHNTVFNGIWWDRLPGYEAYGEKIEHGRWMSPQETNDVYNGTKIVINLHRSHEDDSVNNNHLKIPPASPNPRTFEISASATLQLTDARDDLARFYKPGVEIETYSSPQELLDKVEYYLTHEKERREIALRGLERTLKEHTYGRRINEMLTIIFP